In a single window of the Salmo trutta chromosome 21, fSalTru1.1, whole genome shotgun sequence genome:
- the LOC115157450 gene encoding C-C motif chemokine 20 isoform X3, translating to MAQIRAPVIVLLVLLALGMFTTEVSAAKRGFPTGCCTRYSQGRIDIGLIRGFSVQRVTDECNIDAIIFHTVRGRFPCVDPTKGWVIKAVRMLRERAEGLNKKRS from the exons ATGGCCCAGATCAGAGCCCCTGTTATTGTGCTGCTCGTGCTCCTGGCTTTGGGGATGTTCACTACTGAGGTTTCTGCAGCTAAACGAG GTTTTCCTACAGGCTGTTGTACACGTTACTCCCAGGGTAGGATAGACATTGGTCTTATCCGTGGCTTTTCCGTACAGAGAGTGACTGACGAGTGCAACATTGATGCTATCAT TTTCCACACTGTCAGAGGGAGATTCCCTTGTGTGGATCCCACCAAGGGCTGGGTTATAAAAGCTGTTCGCATGCTGAG ggagagagcGGAAGGATTGAACAAGAAAAGGTCATAG